The DNA sequence ACCATTGGTACCCAAGTCCATAAAAAGAATATTTTGATCTTCCGACCACAGGCCAGAAGCGAGCACGCCGGCAGTAATGTCTCCGCCAACATAGCTTGATACTGAAGGCAATATATAGATAATGCTTTCAGCGTAAGCCTCTAATCCGAGGTCGCCAGCTTTAAGGTATTCAGAACTAAGGAAAGCGGGAATATAGGGATCCTTCCGCAAATAGTCCGGATAAACCCCGAGCATGAGGTGCATCATGGTTGTATTTCCTGAGGCGACGATCACGCTGATCGCGTCTTTGGAAATACCAATTTCCTGTCTCATTTTCTTAAGCAAAGGATTAATTGTTTCTTTAATAATTGCATTGGTTAATTCCTGTAAGCCATTTTTTTTGGTTGAGTGGATGATTCTGCTGATCACATCAGCGCCATATCTAATCTGGGCGTTTCCGGCAGAGGATTTGGCAATAATCTGTCCGTTATAAAGATCGACCAGGATGGTAGCTATAGATGTAGTGCCTACATCTATAGCTACCCCATACAGCTTGTCGGATGTATCTCCGGGCTCAATATTAATGACTCTGATTCGCTCGCTGGTTTCTGCGAAATACGTTACGGTCGCCTGAAAATCATTTTCCCTTAGAACATGAGGGATTTTTTTGAGGATAGGCAGTTGGCAGACGACTTTGTGATAAGCGCTGTTCTTAAGCAGATGTCTTTGGATTCTGTCCCAGTCGGAGAGGCAGTCATCAAGGCTTGGCAGGTCTAACTCCATATAGACCTTTTGCACTGGAGAGCTAAACAGAATATGATTCTTGGCAGCCATGTTAATAACGCTGTCGATGATATGTTGATCTTTCGTTCCAGCCAAATCTTCAACTTTCATTCCGCTTAGTGCGGATGTCTGGATAGCCGGCACTTCAACAGTAATATCGCCATTAATTTTGGAATTACATGCTAAGACAAAACCCTGTGCTAGTTCAGATTCAGTAATGTGATGGTTTTTACGAAAATTTACACTGCCTTTAAGAACCTTTAGCTTGCATTTGCCGCATGATCCGAGTCCATTGCAAGGCGCATCAAGGAAGATACCAGCTTTGCGGGCCGCATCGAACAGTGTCTCACCTAATTTGGCAATCACAACGGTGTTTTCAGGGATAAATTTTACTTTAAACATGTTGCACCACACCCCTTCTGATAGGACAGTCCTATAACAGTACTGCTTAAACTACATCAGCGGATCCATTGTTAGTGCAGGGTGGCCTCTTTCACTTAGATACTCTAAGACTGCTTCGGACTCTGAAGCGATGGTTTCATCACAAATCATATCGACAAAGTTATCAATTCCATACACTTCTTTCGCAGTTGCATTC is a window from the Dehalobacter sp. DCA genome containing:
- the acsV gene encoding corrinoid activation/regeneration protein AcsV, which translates into the protein MFKVKFIPENTVVIAKLGETLFDAARKAGIFLDAPCNGLGSCGKCKLKVLKGSVNFRKNHHITESELAQGFVLACNSKINGDITVEVPAIQTSALSGMKVEDLAGTKDQHIIDSVINMAAKNHILFSSPVQKVYMELDLPSLDDCLSDWDRIQRHLLKNSAYHKVVCQLPILKKIPHVLRENDFQATVTYFAETSERIRVINIEPGDTSDKLYGVAIDVGTTSIATILVDLYNGQIIAKSSAGNAQIRYGADVISRIIHSTKKNGLQELTNAIIKETINPLLKKMRQEIGISKDAISVIVASGNTTMMHLMLGVYPDYLRKDPYIPAFLSSEYLKAGDLGLEAYAESIIYILPSVSSYVGGDITAGVLASGLWSEDQNILFMDLGTNGEIVFGNKDFLLTCACSAGPAFEGGEISSGMRAAPGAIENVRIDRKTFEPTIDTIDNQLPLGLCGSGIIDAIAEMFKAGIIDSRGRLNRHLKTHRIRSDEYGIGEYVLAFSREYHIPKDITITEIDLENFIRAKGAVYSAVVVLLKSMGMDYSGIDKIYIAGGIGTNINMNNSITIGLFPDLPVEKFEYLGNSSLLGSYLTLQSTDARKKAEDIASHMTYLELSADSSYMGEFISACFLPHTEIERFPTVKNQRKIV